The window AAAGAGACGGGCACACGGAGACCCTTGGTTGTCCATACAATACATCTGTACGGTTTGTATCTTCTAAAGCATTCTGCAGACCGATGGGGATCATTTGAGTGCAGGACGAACCGCATGCCTCGCCGCCAAGACCTTGAGTTAAAATGATTTCTTGTAGGATTTTGAAAGTTCTCATAAGCAGTGTGTACGCAAGAGAGAAGCTATTGACGGTATCGCTTTATGTTGGCGGCTAGTCTATACTTATACTATCAGACACGTTGCAGTGAATCAGTTTCCCAATCTGGGAAATTCAACATTGGTGAGAaatgcaactagggcacccacttttcgcgaTGTTTTGACTCACTATGTGATTGAtaacgagtctatcgccatatcgggcacaaattccagtctctgGACTAATAGAgtataaaaatccaatatcactttaacttaaacattttaaatgtaagcAACTACTCTGGGCCTACCTATAtataaaccataatataatgttaCGTTTGTGGGTTCATCCGAAATAATGTATGTATCAATTAGTAGAAATAATTGATTGGAtgcacattaaataataaactgcaacaaataaaaaataaaaactaggtctacgtacatttttatgcacaaaatatatcaaaaatttatgtatgttgtttaaatttatatagcaCCCACAAAGTtaccttaatttaaataattatctacataggaaccctctcagtagtagaggaggcccgtgcccagcagtgggacagtatataatacagagctgatattgttatatagGTGCAAAGTAAAAGGAGGTCTAATAttgccatttttaatttttcacaataaaattgttttttttttttcatattcaagCGAGCTGAACATAATACCCTTagtttttcatataatataacagtattttaagaaaattataaaaatacttaccttAACAAAGCACATTcacaaaataacttaaaatataattccgtAAAATGAAAAAGGCGCCATAGCGCTACTTTTTAAAACACAACGCAaaggaaaacaaataaaacagcaCAAAAAACCTGCGTGACACAGGTCCGCGCAGAGATTCGTTCGCGCCGGCACTGACGGTTTCCAAACCTTCGCGTCTTGTCTGAACTGAGCCAAATATATCTTATTCAGCCCTCCTCTATCGTACTTCAGCTGTAGAACCACCTCGGGGGTTGCTACCCGTCTTTGTCCAGCGTCATTTTCCTGCGACGTGATTGGCTCTTCTTTGGGGAGGAAAATTTCTGATTGGTCGGTGGCTAGAGCGTACGGTACCACCCCTAGTACGCCTATTATGACGGCTATTATTTTCATTCTCGCCATCTGTAGGATTAAATGATTATTGACGTATTTCATTTCAGCTGTAATTCCTGGAGATCTTTGTGTAGGAGGTAACTACATAATATCGCTAAACTATTGTAGTTAATGTTTCTAGGGTTgaacatttcatttcaaaagcggaaaaaatcttattatttttgagtatttttttcaGTCGTACATTTCgtgataaaatgaatataacaattaatgtaaaacaaggacaaaaaaattgttttgctaagaaaaaatattaaaagatcaTTATTACTCAGCTAGGAACTTAACCaggtatttaaaatgttaatttaaatagtaaaaacatgGTTGatgatatatctatatattaaaacataatgcaaaaactttatacgtttttttagaaaaaaattcaCGAACAGAAAACCATTACACATACTTCCATGcgtttaatacatacatatgcaTGTATGCTTTTTTGTTAATGGTTAAAATTTATGGTCAAACTGAGAagtgattaataatttttatctctTAGTGTATGTCAAACATAATGACaaacatctaattaatattaCGTGCAGAGAAAACGTTGTACCTACGCCTCTTCAAGCACATTGCACGTGCGGAAGAGTATGAGATTTAGGATGATTATTGTTTGTATACAGAAGACGTGCAGaaacataaaatgaaatgtatggtaaatatattaaataacttgATAGAATTTTGGCCATTAGATAACgactaataaattaatcaatttttaaattaatgattgttAAAAACAGCGACCATATTTTATCGAAAGAAGaagtgtacaatgtacataccgatttaaataaaagaaagctTAGTAATTCCGTtgttctatatttgaatttaaaaatattatagttaggtACAGCAAATTGTCATAgcataattttacatttgtgCCTTACCTAAGTTTACCGAAAATAAAAAGGCTTTCAAGTTATACACATTTATATGGTGCAGAATTTAcgtgtttatgtttattaccaCAGGTGAGAAACAATTTTACTAGACCGTAAGAATTCCATTATTAAACTGATTGGAATCTATGGTTCTTTTAGGACTTTTGAGTTACTGCTATGGTGATTAggtatacctatttattataaaaagacgtaaatatttttttgtatatataacagTTTCAGTGAATCTATCATGTTTCCCTACGGGCCTATCCAATTCGATTGGCAGTTTGAGTATAGTGTATAATTGTACCTACTAGtagaatatgaattaaaaacggtatataaaagaaatcaataaaaagaCTAGTGTAGCGATTGCTTCTTTGTACGAACCTACTTATTCAATTCAGTCTACCGACTATGTATGTTTACAATAAGGttcagtaaaattataattatggctCGCAAGTCACAGCGATGTTGAAAACCCGTATTTGTCGCATTGAACAAAAGAATACAGACTGCAGTTTGCCAAAGAAAATGTTAATTGAACAATGGAATGATTGAGGAACTATAGTCGTAGCCAAGAGCCACTTGCTATACTATCTTTTAAAGCGAGGACTTTTT of the Manduca sexta isolate Smith_Timp_Sample1 chromosome 18, JHU_Msex_v1.0, whole genome shotgun sequence genome contains:
- the LOC119189659 gene encoding uncharacterized protein LOC119189659; amino-acid sequence: MARMKIIAVIIGVLGVVPYALATDQSEIFLPKEEPITSQENDAGQRRVATPEVVLQLKYDRGGLNKIYLAQFRQDAKVWKPSVPARTNLCADLCHAGLGGEACGSSCTQMIPIGLQNALEDTNRTDVLYGQPRVSVCPSLCGNYLDLSVT